One genomic segment of Prochlorococcus marinus str. MIT 0919 includes these proteins:
- a CDS encoding photosystem II protein Y: protein MLSLLVVTLPILAAVTWVVFNIQKPAKEQWQRQFDDNNKAF from the coding sequence ATGCTGAGCCTACTAGTCGTAACCCTTCCAATCCTCGCAGCAGTGACTTGGGTTGTATTCAATATTCAAAAGCCTGCTAAAGAGCAATGGCAAAGGCAATTTGACGATAACAACAAGGCTTTCTAG
- the trmFO gene encoding FADH(2)-oxidizing methylenetetrahydrofolate--tRNA-(uracil(54)-C(5))-methyltransferase TrmFO, whose protein sequence is MNADDSITIAGAGLAGAEAAWQAASAGFNVNLFEMRPVMRSPAHHTSDFAELVCSNSFGSLNTDRAAGLLQEELRRLNSFVIAIADKFSVPAGGALAVDRSRFSSYITEKLSLHPLINVHREELKVLPTDSQISIISSGPLTSDALAKDLKSLTGLEECHFFDAASPIIEGETIDFSVAFRGSRYDKGDADYINCPMDKSQYLLFRKYLVEAEQAELKDFDKNSANFFEGCLPIEELARRGEDTMRYGPLKPIGLWDSRWGDLNDRDLRRSKRAYAVVQLRQEDREGKLWNLVGFQTNLKWNEQKQVIRMIPGLQKAEFVRFGVMHRNTFLESPKLLNPSLQFRKRERLLAAGQITGTEGYAAAIAGGWLAGTNAALLAMKEPPIIFPKETMIGALTDFISDLGLSKSKNNFQPMPPNFGLLPALKTRVRDKRTRYGKYRDRALNKLNQMINESDQLSKLTKLSKESLLNVN, encoded by the coding sequence TTGAATGCTGACGATTCAATAACGATTGCTGGAGCAGGATTAGCAGGGGCAGAAGCCGCCTGGCAGGCTGCCAGTGCCGGTTTTAATGTGAATCTTTTTGAGATGAGGCCTGTTATGAGGTCTCCAGCTCACCACACAAGTGATTTTGCCGAGTTAGTTTGTAGCAATAGCTTTGGATCATTAAATACAGATCGTGCAGCTGGCTTGCTTCAAGAAGAGCTTAGACGTCTTAATTCATTTGTAATAGCTATAGCAGACAAATTTTCCGTACCTGCAGGTGGTGCACTGGCTGTTGATAGAAGCAGATTTAGTTCATATATCACTGAAAAACTTTCCTTACATCCATTAATCAACGTACATAGAGAAGAATTAAAGGTTTTACCTACTGATAGTCAAATCTCAATTATTTCGTCAGGACCACTTACTAGCGATGCTCTTGCGAAAGATCTGAAATCATTAACAGGCCTTGAAGAATGTCACTTCTTTGATGCAGCCAGTCCAATAATTGAAGGAGAAACTATTGATTTTTCAGTTGCTTTTAGGGGAAGTAGATATGACAAAGGTGATGCTGATTACATCAATTGTCCTATGGACAAATCTCAATATCTATTATTCCGCAAATACCTTGTAGAAGCAGAGCAAGCCGAATTAAAAGACTTTGATAAAAACTCAGCCAATTTTTTTGAAGGCTGCCTCCCTATAGAAGAACTTGCCAGGAGAGGGGAAGATACTATGAGATATGGGCCATTAAAACCTATTGGGCTATGGGACAGCAGGTGGGGAGATCTTAACGATCGAGATCTTAGACGTTCCAAAAGAGCATATGCAGTTGTCCAACTCCGTCAAGAAGATAGAGAAGGTAAGCTCTGGAATTTAGTTGGTTTTCAAACCAACCTAAAGTGGAATGAGCAAAAGCAAGTAATAAGAATGATTCCTGGTTTGCAAAAAGCTGAATTTGTTCGTTTTGGAGTAATGCATCGCAACACTTTTTTAGAATCGCCTAAATTATTGAATCCATCACTTCAATTCAGGAAACGTGAGCGACTTTTAGCTGCAGGACAAATAACTGGAACTGAAGGTTATGCTGCAGCAATTGCTGGAGGATGGCTCGCAGGAACTAATGCTGCCTTATTAGCCATGAAAGAACCTCCGATAATTTTCCCTAAAGAAACGATGATTGGTGCCCTAACCGATTTCATTAGTGATTTGGGGCTAAGTAAAAGTAAAAATAATTTCCAACCCATGCCACCTAATTTCGGACTTTTACCAGCATTGAAAACACGAGTTCGTGACAAACGAACTAGATATGGAAAGTATCGAGATCGTGCATTGAATAAACTAAATCAAATGATCAATGAGTCTGATCAGCTATCCAAACTCACAAAGCTTTCTAAGGAAAGCCTCTTAAATGTCAATTAA
- a CDS encoding DUF1824 family protein, which translates to MKQQEINFLSDLRRINSAPVLHENQKIKLLNELAPYLNKADWFTVGIMASSSMQAIIALKTMENRFNWTAMKLVTQVKENGPVFLKANQKTGDIHVRIEFGLGEGILLGCQYNEESKNADTLGPFPLNFFD; encoded by the coding sequence ATGAAACAACAAGAGATTAACTTCCTCAGTGATCTTAGAAGAATTAATTCTGCTCCAGTGCTTCATGAAAACCAAAAGATTAAATTGTTAAACGAATTAGCTCCATACCTTAATAAGGCTGATTGGTTCACTGTAGGGATAATGGCTTCATCGTCTATGCAGGCAATTATTGCTTTAAAAACAATGGAAAATAGGTTTAATTGGACTGCGATGAAATTAGTGACCCAAGTAAAGGAAAATGGACCAGTATTCCTGAAAGCGAATCAAAAAACCGGAGATATTCATGTCCGCATTGAGTTTGGATTAGGAGAAGGCATTCTTTTGGGATGTCAATATAATGAAGAATCTAAAAATGCAGATACTTTAGGCCCCTTCCCGTTGAACTTCTTTGACTAA
- a CDS encoding AbrB family transcriptional regulator, protein MPSFVNLLLYVMAGSALGAVLLLTGIPAAPLLGAILGAGLLSVSGQLEVAAWPLGTKTVLGIGIGTVIGTGINRDTLGELQSLWKPALVITFTLLLTGIVVGLLISKYLGVEKVVAILGAAPGGTIGMSLVGAEFGVGAAVAALHAVRLITVLLLIPAVLNFLDPSRSIGLTK, encoded by the coding sequence ATGCCATCTTTTGTGAATTTGTTGTTATACGTCATGGCAGGAAGTGCCTTAGGTGCTGTTCTTCTCCTCACAGGCATTCCAGCCGCTCCACTCTTGGGAGCAATCCTAGGAGCCGGCTTATTAAGCGTTAGTGGCCAACTAGAAGTAGCCGCATGGCCTTTAGGTACAAAAACAGTTTTAGGAATTGGTATAGGAACAGTTATTGGAACTGGAATTAATAGGGATACACTTGGGGAATTGCAATCTCTTTGGAAACCTGCGTTAGTTATAACCTTTACTTTATTGCTAACAGGAATTGTTGTTGGATTATTGATTAGTAAATACTTAGGCGTAGAAAAAGTCGTTGCCATTTTAGGAGCAGCTCCTGGAGGGACTATAGGCATGAGCCTTGTTGGCGCCGAGTTCGGCGTAGGCGCAGCTGTGGCAGCACTACACGCTGTAAGATTAATCACAGTACTCCTTTTAATACCTGCGGTATTAAATTTCCTTGACCCCTCAAGAAGCATTGGTTTGACAAAGTAA
- a CDS encoding DUF3303 domain-containing protein produces MQLYVVTWQFESSEDQTFAADALIDYVESGKSEDFPEGYERLAWIHTPQDGTGTVICRAASASVLYEVFGPWREKFGMVWEFKPGISTEDLLPLLKKST; encoded by the coding sequence ATGCAGCTATACGTAGTCACCTGGCAATTCGAGTCATCTGAAGATCAGACATTCGCAGCAGATGCTTTGATTGATTATGTAGAGAGTGGCAAATCAGAAGATTTTCCAGAGGGATATGAACGTCTGGCATGGATTCATACACCACAAGATGGTACTGGAACAGTTATTTGTCGTGCGGCTAGTGCTTCAGTCTTATATGAAGTATTTGGACCTTGGCGTGAAAAATTTGGAATGGTTTGGGAATTTAAACCCGGTATATCTACAGAGGACCTTTTGCCGTTATTAAAAAAATCAACCTAA